A genomic window from Enoplosus armatus isolate fEnoArm2 chromosome 20, fEnoArm2.hap1, whole genome shotgun sequence includes:
- the rnf157 gene encoding E3 ubiquitin ligase RNF157 translates to MGALTSRQNIGVEEVDIPSNSVYRYPPKSGSYFASHFIMGGEKFDSTHPEGYLFGENTDLNFLGTRPVAFPYAAPPPQEPVKTLRSLINIRKDTLRLVRCSEDLKLPGDEEAGKNRACYNIEFTFDADTQVAITIYYQAIEEFHNGVPVYLPQDSSLQSETVHFKRGVCQQFCLPSHTVNLSEWADEELLFDMDKEVFPMVVQAVVDEGEEHMGHSHILLATFEKHMDGSYCVKPLKQKQVVDGVSYLLQEIYGIENKYNSQESKVADDEISDNSAECVVCLSDVRDTLILPCRHLCLCNACADTLRYQANCCPICRLPFRALLQIRAMRKKLSPLSPTSFNPVITSQTSDSEEHSASEHIPPGYEVVSLLEALNGPLNTSSVAPPPLHSGPSHVSGALPPYSSEPHPAPARSLSPLDHSNSSQGLKLKKSGSKSLSQNSSVLPEEEDEKSCSESEACRHKLAVDQQESGVTPDSENLTLSSSGAIDQSSCTGTPLSSTITSPEDPVSSSLVQSVMSMASSHSQHSHISTDTMSSMSGSYLAGAEGEAGGDDGGDAEGEETQDAPMESRGPSQQDGEFSQEPKEQNYSVAVEEQDSEGNDVTEEDCSSPSNGKGGRSRCPELANNNQGVALCDTPSLGLDNEQAPNSRFAGLMYLGGYRPVLEPLPHHTSTSNINLEELGAENRDGQSPKHPRRGPLIV, encoded by the exons ATGGGAGCTTTAACAAGCAGACAAAACATAGGCGTGGAAGAAGTGGACATTCCGTCCAATTCGGTGTACCGATATCCGCCGAAATCTG ggAGTTACTTCGCCAGCCATTTCATAATGGGGGGAGAGAAGTTTGACTCCACCCATCCGGAGGGTTACCTGTTCGGGGAAAACACAGACCTTAATTTCCTGGGGACCAGACCTGTGGCG ttcccATACGCAGCCCCTCCACCTCAGGAACCAGTAAAGACGTTACGAAGCCTTATAAACATTCGTAAGGACACGCTGCGGCTCGTACG GTGCAGCGAGGACCTGAAGCTGCCGGGTGATGAGGAGGCGGGGAAGAACAGGGCCTGCTACAACATAGAGTTCACCTTCGACGCTGACACACAGGTGGCCATAACCATCTACTACCAGGCCATAGAGGAGTTTCACAATGGAGTGCCAGT ttaCCTGCCCCAGGACAGCTCTCTGCAGTCCGAGACGGTGCACTTCAAGAGGGGAGTGTGCCAGCAGTTCTGTCTGCCCTCACACACCGTCAACCTCAGCGAGTGGGCTGACGAGGAG ctgctgtttgataTGGACAAAGAGGTTTTCCCCATGGTGGTGCAGGCTGTTGTGGACGAAGGGGAAG AACATATGGGCCACTCTCACATACTGCTGGCTACATTTGAAAAG CACATGGACGGGAGCTACTGTGTGAAGCCTCTGAAGCAGAAACAAGTG GTGGATGGAGTGAGTTATCTTCTGCAGGAGATCTATGGGATAGAGAACAAATACAACAGCCAAGAATCAAAG GTTGCTGACGATGAGATCAGTGACAACAGCGctgagtgtgtggtgtgtttgtcgGATGTGCGAGACACACTCATCCTGCCGTGCAGACACCTGTGTCTCTGCAATGCCTGCGCAGACACTCTGCGCTACCAGGCCAACTGCTGCCCCATCTGCAGACTGC CATTCAGAGCTCTGCTGCAGATCCGAGCCATGAGGAAGAAGCTCAGTCCTCTTTCACCTACCAGCTTTAACCCCGTCATCACTTCACAGACCTCTGACTCAGAGGAACACTCG GCATCGGAGCACATCCCTCCAGGCTACGAGGTGGTTTCTCTCCTGGAGGCGTTGAACGGCCCCCTCAACACCTCTTCTGtggcccctcctcctctccactctggTCCCAGCCATGTCTCCGGAGCGCTGCCCCCCTACAGCAGTGAACCTCACCCGGCACCGGCCCGCTCCCTCTCCCCTCTAGACCACTCCAACTCCAGTCAGGGACTCAAACTTAAGAAGAGTGGTTCGAA gtcacTTTCCCAGAATTCCTCTGTGCTtcctgaggaggaagatgagaagtCTTGCAGTGAATCGGAGGCCTGTCGCCACAAACTCGCCGTGGACCAGCAggag AGCGGAGTGACTCCAGACAGCGAGAACCTGACTCTCTCCTCGTCTGGAGCCATCGACCAGTCATCCTGCACCGGGACCCCGCTCTCCTCCACCATCACTTCCCCTGAag ACCCAGTGAGCAGCAGCCTGGTCCAGTCAGTGATGTCCATGGCCTCGTCCCACTCGCAGCACTCCCACATCAGCACTGACACCATGTCCTCCATGTCAGGGTCCTACCTGGCTGGGGCAGAAGGCGAGGCCGGGGGGGACGATGGGGGAGACGCAGAGGGCGAAGAGACCCAGGACGCCCCCATGGAGAGCCGAGGACCGTCACAGCAGGACGGG GAGTTTTCCCAGGAGCCAAAGGAACAAAACTACTCCGTGGCCGTAGAGGAGCAGGACTCAGAG gGAAACGATGTCACTGAAGAGGACTGCTCCTCCCCGTCTAATGGGAAAG GTGGGCGGAGCAGGTGTCCAGAGTTGGCCAATAACAATCAGGGCGTCGCCCTCTGTGACACGCCCTCTTTGGGGTTGGATAATGAGCAGGCTCCCAACAGCCGATTCGCCG gTCTGATGTACCTCGGGGGCTACAGGCCTGTTTTGGAGCCCCTCCCCCACCACACCTCCACCAGCAATATCAACCTGGAGGAGCTGGGGGCCGAGAACAGGGACGGCCAGAGTCCTAAACATCCCCGCCGCGGACCACTCATTGTgtaa
- the srsf2a gene encoding serine and arginine rich splicing factor 2a isoform X2, with translation MSYGRPPPDVEGMTSLKVDNLTYRTSPETLRRVFEKYGRVGDVYIPRDRYTKESRGFAFVRFLDKRDAEDAMDAMDGALLDGRELRVQMARYGRPPDSMYSRRGAPPRRYGGRSASPRRRRRSRSRSRSRSRSRSRSRHHYSRSRSRSYSRSRSRSKSKSKSKSRTPRRSKSKSPSRSRSRSRSKSRSRTPPSNRGSKSRSRSKSKSRPKSPEDNGAEC, from the exons ATGAGCTACGGAAGGCCGCCGCCAGACGTTGAGGGGATGACCTCCCTGAAAGTGGACAACCTGACTTACCGAACTTCGCCGGAGACCCTGCGCCGAGTTTTTGAGAAGTACGGCCGCGTAGGAGATGTGTATATCCCCCGGGACCGGTACACCAAGGAGAGCCGCGGGTTTGCCTTCGTACGCTTCCTAGACAAGCGCGACGCCGAGGACGCCATGGACGCTATGGACGGGGCGCTGCTTGACGGGCGGGAGCTTCGGGTGCAGATGGCCCGATACGGACGACCCCCGGACTCGATGTACAGCCGGAGAGGTGCTCCGCCACGCAGATATGGAGG TCGCTCAGCCAGCCCTCGTCGGCGCAGACGGAGCCGCAGCCGCTCCAGGAGCAGAAGCCGTTCCCGATCCAGGAGCCGCCACCACTACAGCCGCTCCAGGTCCCGCTCTTACTCCAGATCCAGGTCAAGGTCCAAGTCCAAATCAAAGTCCAAGTCTAGAACCCCCAGACGGAGCAAGTCAAAGTCCCCCTCCAGGTCTCGGTCCCGCTCCAGGTCCAAGTCAAGAAGTCGAACCCCGCCTTCCAACAGAGGGTCCAaatccaggtccaggtccaaATCCAAGAGTAGGCCTAAATCTCCAGAGGACAACGGAGCAGAGTGTTAA
- the srsf2a gene encoding serine and arginine rich splicing factor 2a isoform X1: MSYGRPPPDVEGMTSLKVDNLTYRTSPETLRRVFEKYGRVGDVYIPRDRYTKESRGFAFVRFLDKRDAEDAMDAMDGALLDGRELRVQMARYGRPPDSMYSRRGAPPRRYGGYGRRSRSRSASPRRRRRSRSRSRSRSRSRSRSRHHYSRSRSRSYSRSRSRSKSKSKSKSRTPRRSKSKSPSRSRSRSRSKSRSRTPPSNRGSKSRSRSKSKSRPKSPEDNGAEC, encoded by the exons ATGAGCTACGGAAGGCCGCCGCCAGACGTTGAGGGGATGACCTCCCTGAAAGTGGACAACCTGACTTACCGAACTTCGCCGGAGACCCTGCGCCGAGTTTTTGAGAAGTACGGCCGCGTAGGAGATGTGTATATCCCCCGGGACCGGTACACCAAGGAGAGCCGCGGGTTTGCCTTCGTACGCTTCCTAGACAAGCGCGACGCCGAGGACGCCATGGACGCTATGGACGGGGCGCTGCTTGACGGGCGGGAGCTTCGGGTGCAGATGGCCCGATACGGACGACCCCCGGACTCGATGTACAGCCGGAGAGGTGCTCCGCCACGCAGATATGGAGGGTATGGACGCAGAAGCAGGAG TCGCTCAGCCAGCCCTCGTCGGCGCAGACGGAGCCGCAGCCGCTCCAGGAGCAGAAGCCGTTCCCGATCCAGGAGCCGCCACCACTACAGCCGCTCCAGGTCCCGCTCTTACTCCAGATCCAGGTCAAGGTCCAAGTCCAAATCAAAGTCCAAGTCTAGAACCCCCAGACGGAGCAAGTCAAAGTCCCCCTCCAGGTCTCGGTCCCGCTCCAGGTCCAAGTCAAGAAGTCGAACCCCGCCTTCCAACAGAGGGTCCAaatccaggtccaggtccaaATCCAAGAGTAGGCCTAAATCTCCAGAGGACAACGGAGCAGAGTGTTAA